A region of Sulfurimonas sp. DNA encodes the following proteins:
- the nfo gene encoding deoxyribonuclease IV, translated as MDKINTKFVGAHTSASGGVFNAVTNAKEIGAKAFALFTKNQRRWDAKELDAQTIDKFQSALEESGILAKHILPHDSYLINLGHPDEQKLIKSRVAFVDELQRCEQLGLDRLNFHPGSHLKEISEDECLSKISESINMALDKTTGVKAVIENTAGQGSNLGYKFEHLAQIIDKVEDKSRVGICIDTCHMFVAGYDIRTREAYDKTWAEFEKIVGFKYLMGMHLNDSKPPLGSKKDRHHSLGEGEIGLDAFRFLMNDKRMDDIPLILETIDDKIWKNEIELLYSFVD; from the coding sequence ATGGATAAAATAAATACAAAATTTGTAGGAGCTCATACTTCAGCAAGTGGTGGAGTTTTTAATGCAGTAACAAATGCAAAAGAGATAGGTGCAAAAGCCTTCGCCCTTTTTACAAAAAACCAAAGAAGATGGGATGCAAAAGAGCTAGATGCTCAAACCATAGATAAATTTCAAAGTGCTTTAGAAGAAAGTGGAATTTTAGCGAAGCATATATTGCCCCATGATTCATACCTTATAAATTTAGGTCACCCTGATGAGCAAAAGCTTATAAAAAGTAGAGTAGCTTTTGTTGATGAGTTACAACGATGTGAACAACTTGGTCTTGATAGACTGAACTTTCACCCAGGGAGTCACTTAAAAGAGATAAGTGAAGATGAATGTTTAAGTAAAATATCTGAGTCTATAAATATGGCTCTTGATAAAACTACTGGCGTAAAGGCTGTCATAGAAAACACAGCAGGACAAGGAAGTAACTTAGGTTATAAGTTTGAGCATCTAGCGCAAATAATCGACAAGGTAGAAGACAAAAGCAGAGTTGGCATCTGCATAGATACTTGTCATATGTTTGTAGCTGGTTATGACATAAGAACAAGAGAGGCTTACGATAAAACTTGGGCTGAGTTTGAAAAAATTGTAGGGTTTAAATACTTAATGGGAATGCATTTAAACGATTCTAAACCGCCTTTAGGTTCAAAAAAAGACAGACATCATTCTCTTGGAGAAGGAGAAATAGGTCTAGATGCTTTTAGATTTTTGATGAATGATAAACGCATGGATGATATACCGCTTATACTTGAAACAATTGATGATAAAATCTGGAAAAATGAAATAGAACTTCTTTACTCTTTTGTAGATTAA
- a CDS encoding IS3 family transposase, whose protein sequence is MSRKRTTYTAEFKTKLVLEVLKEDKTLNEIASVNNITPKNLQNWKKIFLENAEVAMEPAKVIKEYKEENVRLQAKLDEYAKVVGQLTVEKDWAVGKLSSLDSSYKKELIDRDENKALSVVKQCNLINYNRSNLFYAPMVNLAKNVIKKHIEKVFEEIPSYGYMKVYHQLLEDGFRVSPNTVLAYRRELGLQAVLAVRPLNTSWADKQHHKYSYKIRGLDIVRANQVWSTDITYIKIKGGMVYMAAIIDWYSKAILSWRISNTMDTDLVMGVLDEALALYGKPEIFNTDQGSQYTSCIHTQTLKDNDIIISMDGKGRATDNICIERFWRSAKVEKIYLNEYERVSILKSDVKDYIEFYNHRRFHETLKYKKPMNVYYDSLKINDENYTKSSENVA, encoded by the coding sequence ATGAGTCGAAAAAGAACAACATATACAGCAGAATTCAAGACAAAGTTAGTTTTAGAAGTTTTAAAAGAAGATAAGACACTAAATGAAATAGCAAGTGTAAATAATATCACACCAAAAAACTTACAAAATTGGAAGAAGATATTTTTGGAAAATGCAGAAGTTGCGATGGAACCTGCAAAAGTAATTAAAGAGTACAAAGAAGAGAATGTAAGATTACAAGCTAAACTTGATGAATATGCAAAGGTTGTAGGTCAACTAACAGTAGAGAAGGACTGGGCGGTGGGAAAGTTAAGCAGCTTGGACTCTAGCTATAAAAAGGAGTTGATTGATAGAGATGAAAATAAGGCATTATCAGTTGTAAAACAATGTAATCTTATTAACTATAACAGAAGTAATTTGTTCTATGCACCAATGGTAAATCTTGCTAAAAATGTAATTAAAAAACATATAGAAAAAGTATTTGAAGAGATACCAAGCTATGGCTATATGAAAGTGTATCATCAACTACTAGAGGATGGTTTTCGTGTCAGTCCCAACACAGTGCTGGCATACCGTAGAGAGTTAGGATTACAGGCTGTTTTAGCTGTAAGACCACTAAATACAAGCTGGGCGGACAAGCAACATCATAAATACTCTTACAAAATAAGAGGATTAGATATCGTAAGAGCAAACCAAGTATGGTCAACAGATATAACCTATATTAAAATTAAAGGTGGTATGGTCTATATGGCTGCCATAATTGATTGGTATTCTAAAGCAATATTATCTTGGCGAATATCCAACACAATGGATACAGATTTAGTCATGGGTGTACTAGATGAAGCACTCGCACTCTATGGTAAGCCTGAGATATTTAATACTGATCAAGGGTCACAATATACAAGCTGTATCCACACTCAAACATTAAAAGATAATGACATAATTATCTCTATGGATGGCAAAGGTAGAGCAACAGATAATATTTGTATTGAGAGGTTCTGGAGAAGTGCTAAAGTTGAAAAAATATACCTCAATGAATATGAGAGAGTATCAATTCTCAAAAGTGATGTTAAGGATTATATAGAATTTTATAATCACAGAAGATTTCATGAGACATTGAAATATAAAAAACCTATGAATGTTTATTATGATAGTTTAAAAATCAATGATGAGAATTACACTAAATCTAGTGAAAATGTAGCATAG
- a CDS encoding OmpP1/FadL family transporter yields the protein MKKIVLMSLVASSVLMAGGYKIPETSLNAVALSAANIAHNKSADAAYYNPANMVFMEDKNHLEVDLTYIGLDAIDYNGKHTSGATVFNGSLSSEPESFFIPSIHYVSGKAGETRIGLSITAPGGLSKRWSKEPAKTSAEEFTLQIVEINPSVAIPINDKVSFAFGFRILHTSGIVKSDGAVGALGGANAFRDMTGDAFSYGYNLALAYKPTKDLELAATYRSNVSLNVEGDAKLSEGITSTTYDGYTSVSIPLPATFSLAVAYTLPSKTSIEIVYERNMWSAYQSLDFDYDGTESAMLGNIFGKAIEKNWKDTNAFRLGITQELKNMTIMAGMVYDQSPVPEKTIGFELPDSNSLAISLGGRYQINEQLDVGLSVLYSMRESRTVKNDNLDGEFSNGNVLIVSAGVGYKF from the coding sequence ATGAAAAAAATAGTATTAATGTCACTTGTGGCTAGTTCAGTTTTAATGGCAGGGGGATATAAAATTCCAGAGACTTCACTTAACGCAGTTGCACTTAGTGCAGCAAATATCGCACATAACAAAAGTGCAGATGCAGCTTATTATAATCCTGCTAACATGGTCTTTATGGAAGATAAAAATCATTTAGAAGTTGATTTGACTTATATTGGACTAGATGCTATTGATTATAATGGAAAGCATACAAGTGGAGCTACTGTATTTAATGGTAGTTTAAGCTCTGAGCCAGAATCATTTTTTATCCCATCTATTCATTATGTTTCTGGCAAAGCTGGAGAGACTCGTATAGGTCTTAGCATAACTGCTCCAGGTGGATTATCTAAAAGGTGGAGTAAAGAACCTGCAAAAACTTCAGCGGAAGAATTTACTCTTCAAATTGTAGAAATTAATCCTAGTGTTGCTATTCCAATTAATGATAAAGTTTCGTTTGCTTTTGGATTTAGAATTTTGCACACAAGCGGAATAGTTAAAAGTGATGGTGCTGTTGGTGCATTAGGTGGGGCTAATGCCTTTCGCGATATGACGGGTGATGCATTTAGTTATGGTTATAACTTAGCTTTGGCGTACAAACCTACAAAAGACTTAGAGTTAGCGGCTACATATCGTTCTAATGTTAGTTTAAATGTTGAAGGTGACGCAAAATTATCAGAAGGGATTACTTCTACTACTTATGATGGGTATACGAGTGTTAGCATACCTCTTCCTGCAACATTTAGTCTAGCAGTCGCATATACTCTACCTTCAAAAACAAGTATAGAAATTGTATATGAAAGAAATATGTGGTCAGCATATCAATCCTTAGATTTTGATTATGATGGGACAGAAAGTGCTATGTTAGGAAATATTTTTGGGAAGGCTATTGAAAAAAACTGGAAAGATACAAACGCTTTTCGTTTGGGTATTACTCAAGAACTAAAAAATATGACAATAATGGCAGGTATGGTTTACGATCAGTCACCAGTTCCAGAAAAAACTATAGGGTTTGAACTTCCAGATTCTAACTCTCTTGCAATATCTCTAGGTGGTCGTTATCAAATAAACGAGCAATTAGATGTTGGTTTATCAGTTCTTTATTCTATGAGAGAGAGTAGAACTGTTAAAAACGATAATTTAGATGGTGAATTCTCAAATGGTAATGTACTTATAGTTTCTGCAGGTGTAGGATATAAATTTTAA
- a CDS encoding ATP-binding protein, whose protein sequence is MLKLFFKSKILISIWLVSIIIISSLFFFIPYITEKNLIELVKKNSQNNVEQIKLTRSYYLDWVVKDIKNSNIKSLSFGVNHKNSSHILPLPATTIHDLSDLFSQNSGVKFSTYSNFPFKNRKNRVLTQDEKQTLRDIESSGGIVIKKKQLDGKAVLIVAIADYMSNISCVNCHNNHSDKMWENNKWKVGDIRGVIEVTTPLEESLMASKKMRNMILLFIAFVFFVLFLYYSYMLLRREEELLKVNEILDERVKAEILKNQEKEQVLIQKAKLSSQGEMINSIAHQWRQPINELSSIFMNLEFKHSMNKLSKEMMILKVSKAENILTFMSNTIEDFRNFFKLDKEKVSFNLHDLVDEILNISNITFAQNSIKVHKSIDKEQEIFAYKNELAQVLLNLLENAKDALVEKKIEEPSIFISLKKSKSTLYISVKDNAKGIPKEHMAKIFDLYFSTKLEGSGIGLYISKLIIEKHFNGKIKVLSTKNGAEFIVEIRI, encoded by the coding sequence ATGTTGAAGCTATTTTTTAAAAGTAAAATATTGATTTCTATTTGGTTGGTCTCCATAATTATCATTAGTTCATTGTTCTTCTTTATTCCCTATATTACAGAAAAAAATCTTATTGAATTGGTTAAAAAAAATAGTCAAAATAATGTAGAACAGATTAAATTAACTCGCTCATATTATTTAGATTGGGTTGTTAAAGATATAAAAAATAGTAATATAAAGAGTCTCTCTTTTGGGGTTAATCATAAAAATAGTTCTCATATTCTTCCCCTCCCTGCAACTACTATTCATGATTTAAGTGATCTTTTTTCGCAAAATAGTGGAGTTAAATTTAGTACATATAGTAATTTTCCATTTAAAAATAGAAAAAATAGAGTTTTAACACAAGATGAAAAGCAGACCCTAAGGGACATAGAAAGTAGTGGAGGTATTGTTATTAAAAAGAAGCAGCTTGATGGTAAAGCTGTCTTAATCGTAGCTATAGCAGATTATATGAGTAATATATCTTGTGTCAATTGTCATAACAATCACTCAGACAAAATGTGGGAAAATAATAAATGGAAAGTTGGAGATATACGAGGTGTGATTGAGGTAACTACACCGCTGGAAGAGTCACTAATGGCATCTAAAAAAATGAGAAATATGATTTTATTATTTATCGCTTTTGTCTTTTTTGTTTTGTTTTTATATTACTCTTATATGCTCTTAAGAAGAGAGGAAGAGTTACTTAAGGTAAATGAGATTCTTGATGAGCGTGTAAAAGCAGAGATTTTAAAAAATCAAGAAAAGGAACAAGTGTTAATTCAAAAAGCAAAACTTAGTTCTCAAGGTGAGATGATAAACAGTATTGCACATCAATGGAGACAGCCGATTAATGAGCTTTCATCTATTTTTATGAATCTTGAATTTAAACACTCAATGAATAAATTAAGTAAAGAGATGATGATTTTAAAGGTGAGTAAAGCTGAAAATATTTTAACCTTTATGTCTAATACAATAGAAGATTTTAGAAATTTTTTTAAATTAGATAAAGAAAAAGTCTCCTTTAATCTACATGATTTAGTAGATGAGATTTTAAATATTTCAAATATCACTTTTGCTCAAAATAGTATTAAAGTTCACAAAAGCATAGATAAGGAACAAGAAATATTTGCTTATAAAAATGAACTTGCACAGGTACTTTTAAATTTATTAGAAAATGCAAAAGATGCATTAGTTGAGAAAAAGATAGAAGAACCCTCTATCTTTATTAGTTTGAAAAAAAGTAAAAGTACTCTTTACATTAGTGTAAAAGATAATGCTAAAGGAATCCCCAAAGAGCATATGGCAAAGATTTTTGATTTGTATTTTAGTACAAAATTAGAGGGTAGTGGTATAGGTTTATATATATCTAAACTCATTATTGAAAAACATTTTAATGGGAAAATAAAGGTGCTTAGTACAAAAAATGGGGCAGAGTTTATCGTAGAAATAAGGATATAA
- a CDS encoding response regulator transcription factor yields the protein MTKELISLLNTSTILFVEDEIGIQEEIGEILCAIFKEVHIAKDGLHALSLYKQHKPDLILSDIKMPKLNGLMMIKQIRKTDETTAIAIISAHTDLDLMLLATELNLLKYIIKPITKNKLNEVFEKFLEKKSTAQVIALGDGYILDKHQSSIIFKDIHTSLTTKELNFLSLLLKKKSLISYDEIEYVLKLEVFSEHAVRQFIKKIRIKLPKNYIRNIQNQGYTINTPFI from the coding sequence ATGACGAAAGAACTTATTTCACTATTAAACACTTCAACTATTCTTTTTGTAGAAGATGAAATTGGTATACAAGAAGAGATTGGGGAGATTCTTTGTGCAATTTTTAAAGAAGTTCATATAGCAAAAGATGGACTACATGCATTGTCTTTATATAAACAACATAAACCTGACTTAATTTTAAGTGATATTAAAATGCCAAAACTCAATGGGTTAATGATGATAAAACAGATTAGAAAAACTGATGAGACAACAGCAATCGCAATTATTAGTGCTCATACAGATTTAGACTTGATGCTTCTTGCAACAGAACTTAATTTACTCAAATATATTATTAAGCCAATTACAAAAAATAAACTTAATGAAGTTTTTGAAAAATTCCTTGAAAAAAAATCTACTGCTCAAGTGATAGCACTAGGAGATGGGTATATATTGGACAAGCACCAAAGTAGCATCATTTTTAAAGATATACATACTTCTCTTACAACAAAAGAATTAAACTTTTTATCCTTACTTCTAAAGAAAAAATCACTCATAAGTTATGATGAGATTGAATATGTACTAAAATTAGAAGTATTTTCTGAGCATGCTGTAAGACAGTTTATTAAAAAAATTCGTATAAAGTTGCCAAAAAATTACATACGAAATATTCAAAATCAAGGTTACACCATTAATACTCCTTTTATATAG